From Rhododendron vialii isolate Sample 1 chromosome 7a, ASM3025357v1:
TCCTAATAAAAGTTCGGTTCTAACAGGAAAACTTGTAATacaaaagggagagagaaaatgaaacaGGATAATCACAAGCATTGGTGCCATCATTGAGGTTCTCAAAACGTGAGATGCGGCTGAAGCAAAGCATCAGAAACCATTctcccaaaacaaaacagaaaaaaaggcAGGTAGTCGAAACACCCTTCCAGATTTGGAGTTCCACACCCAAACTTCCTTAACTCCCGACATTGATCATCTCAAGAAGAATTATTACAAATTGGATTTTAAATACAATATAGCAGTTATACAGATGAAAAGTTCAGGgtaaatggaaaagaaaaattagttcTCCACAATTCACCTATACAAACCTTAACGCTTAGAGAATTGCGGGGCTTTTCTAGCTTTCTTGAGACCAACTTTCTTCCTCTCAACCACTCTCGAGTCTCTGGTCAGAAGACCTTCCCTCCTCAGAGGTGCCCTGTGGATCTCGCTGACCTTGAGCAACGCGCGTGCAATGCCAAGAGAGATTGCTTGAGCTTGCCCAGAAAGACCACCACCATGTGCCTTCACAAATACATCGTAACTGGTTTCATATCCTAAAGCCATCAATGGGTATTTCACATAGTCAACCCACAATGGATTTCCTTGAAGATACTCCTGCATTGTACAAAATCGAACCGAACTAACGAGTAAAAAAATCATTGAACAACATGACAATGAATAATCTTAGCACACAGGAGAAAATGATGCCACAAACTCCAATTATGCTGTTGTAATGCAACACTAGCCAGCTTCTCCTAGTCAACTGAAACGAAAAAATATACCACACCCAATGTAACATACAAAATACTATTAAGAGTTCGAGTTTCTTCATCTCCTGCTCAACTAACGCAATAGACTCCATGACTCCCCCACCAACTACTTTCAGTTCCAAAACATCTCCATACAATAACTCCCATCACATGCAGTTTTACCTCACACTTGTCTAATGGTTCATGTACCAGACAGTGTCCTTGGGTTAACGAAAGGATCAGTCCCGAATGTCATGGATCACATAGGAGTGTTCACAACAAGAATGTTGGTCAAAGCACACATGCGTATCTAGTCAAATTTTACCCTTACCAGGAAGTAAGAAAGGCCTACTttgagtttgaacaataacCACAATAACATGTGAAATAATTTTACTAGAAAAAAGGGGGGCCGTGAATGAAATGTTATGGACTGGTACCTGATCGAACTGTTCACCTAGCGTATATAATGGTAATTTGCGTTTGGACTGCCTACTTTTAACCCTAACTATATTTCCTaatgctacagtaactctaatGTATCTCTTGTTAGCTGTTTCTACTCCATCAAAGTGAAACACCGATAACGACCGTGCCGGTAGCCCAAATTGgccaaaacccacaaaaatctGGTACTTCTGTGTACTTGTGCTTTCATTGACTTCACTTTCTGCATGTGTAGCATCTCTTAGATCCTATGTTACAGTTCCATAATTTCCTAACATGACGTACAGATTGGCAATAGCAATAATAACAATGCCAATAAAAAGAGTAGCAATAATAACCATAGAGATAAAAACCTTGGTACAGCTATGCAAAAGCGCAGCAAACTTATGGAGAGAAGGATTCTAATTTCTAACCATAGACCTTCCAGAATTTATTCTGCCAGGGCCTGTTTTGGGAATATGTAGGTGATGAGGCCGCATCGGGCTCTTAAATTTTATCTAATTTGGGACCCTAGGCTTTATGCTCTTTTATTATGCCTACACATAAAGTTGGTACAAGAGTTCAACCACTGCTTTCTCCACTATAATACGCTAAAAATGTGAGAAGAGTGtccaagagcatctccagcccttgcCCTTTTTTCTTactcaaatttcaaaatatgaGTACAACCACCTTAAACCCAATCCACTCCTTGACTCGAACCTataccaaattgagttttactcaaatcttTAATCAAATTAGGGGGACTCAAATTTTTACTCTAATATTGCAATGCTATTTCTGCGTCTCAAATTTAAAGCCATGCCATTAATGAAGATTACTCAAATTTGTGCCTAGATTTTAGTTCTTTACTTCTTTCATCACAGTGCTTCATAGTTCATACCAAATGAAGCTCTTACTCAAAACTTTACTCAAGTTTGAGTGAAAATATAAGTAAAAGCTTCTCCAGCCCTTGCTCATTTTTTTACTCAAACtggagtaaaagcttcattttgTATCAAACATTCCAATGGGCAACCCAAATCTAAGCACATATCTGAAGCATTATTAATGGTATGACTGCAAACTACGGAGAAAAACAGGTTTATAAAATTTGAGCCCCCCTAATTGAGTAAAAAATCGAGTAAACCTCAATCTGGTATAGGTTTAAGTCAAGGAGTGAAGCGGATTTTAGGAGgatttactcaaatttttagtttgagtaataaaaaaacaactaaGTGCTGGAGATACTCTAAGGGCTGGAAATGCTCTATGTAATATCTTTTCAATAATCGACTGATTATCATAGTTTTCGGTACTCAAAAACCCTAAGCTTGCATAGACAGATTCAATTCCTACTATGATACAATTCCATTCCATCAAAAACTACTCCTAGTACGCTTGTAAAAAcatagctagagagagagagagagagagagggcagtACATTTGCGTCACGGTAATTGATGATGACTTTTCCGGTGCCTTCCTGGAGAACGACTCGAGCAATGGCGCATTTTCTACGGCCGGTTCCGAATATGGTTTGAGCGGCGAAGCCACCAGGGAGCCTTGACTTGACGTACTTCATCAGATTGACAGGCTCTTCTACATCCACCGCCTCCGAGGGCTCAGCCACGGCGGCGGAGGAAGCCTTAACGCCGAGCCTTGCGGTGGTTTTGACATTCGCGGTTGAGGATAAAAGAGGGTTCTTCGATCGGGAAAAGGAGAGGGCGGCGTGGGGTTCAGGGGAAATCTTcgaagagaaggagagagaagataaGGAAGATGTGAGGGTAGTCATTGAAACTGCCATCTTTCTGAAGCACTAGTTCTGGACACAGGATTTCACCAAGtagatttgagagagagggagaggataAAGTACAATAAATGACGAAAAATGCCCAAGTAAAAGGCTTAAGCAATTCTTTGCTCAATTTCTTGTAAGCAAAATGGGCATAGAATCGTCGGACCGGGAGACCCTgccctgccaagcaggggtgccgagcgcatctcggccgtttaaaagtgttttggacagtccggaagtaaaggtaccgaacggatttaaaaaaaaagaaaaggaaaaggaaaacaatgttTCGATCCGGGTCGTTCATTCCAAGATGAACGGTCGGATTGGCCACTCGGCATCcactcggcaggggtgccgctcggcagagTCAAGCATCCATCGATACCCaattgagctatttttttaCGGTGATTcttaaaaagtgttttaaacgAATATTGCAGCTCTGATTATTTGTCTGGGATTCCGAAAATGGGTACATAAAACGCGACTTATATTTGGTGTACAACAAATGGTATACCCATAGCCTTATTTTATGTAATTTGAATATCAAAAGTTTTAACCACAATGCATATTTAGTTTCCTTACATGTTTAGCCTACTCATTTATAGTCAAACAGTCACATTATCACTATATGATACAAATCCCTGATAGAACTCATCCTTAAGGGGAAGATAACACTCATGTTATCACGGTAAAGTACGAAAGTTGTTACCGGCCTCCTCGAAGAAAAAGATGTGATACAAATCCCTGATAGAACTCATCCTTAAGGAAAAGATGTTGATGAGCTTATATACACTAGGTCAAGCTCCTATGTAACTGATGTGGGACATTAGGATAGTAAAATATCACCAAGCTTCGCAACCGACATCCATGGCAACCCACTATATTGAGACCTACTCGCTAGTAACCCTTTCTCTTTTGGAGGGTCACTCATCCACGGTCATCCCCTCCACGGCTCGAATCCCCTTGTTGAGGAGCTCTAATACCACAAGATAAAAATCTCTCGAGTAAAACTAACCCTTGAAAACCATCATACAAGGAGATGGTGCCAAGCGCTTGCATACATAAGCCCAAGCTCATACTAATGCAGAACATTAAAATCGTAACAGTTACTAGCGCTCTTAAGGCTGTGAATAGTATCGATAGATGtgtaaaaagtgtaaaaaaaaaaatcgtaaagAGTTACGAAAACGTA
This genomic window contains:
- the LOC131332502 gene encoding small ribosomal subunit protein uS9c, with protein sequence MAVSMTTLTSSLSSLSFSSKISPEPHAALSFSRSKNPLLSSTANVKTTARLGVKASSAAVAEPSEAVDVEEPVNLMKYVKSRLPGGFAAQTIFGTGRRKCAIARVVLQEGTGKVIINYRDANEYLQGNPLWVDYVKYPLMALGYETSYDVFVKAHGGGLSGQAQAISLGIARALLKVSEIHRAPLRREGLLTRDSRVVERKKVGLKKARKAPQFSKR